In the genome of Phragmites australis chromosome 9, lpPhrAust1.1, whole genome shotgun sequence, the window AGCCATCGGTCGATGAGTGCGTCAAAACATCGGTCGGCTTGGCGCACTGAACTGGACCAGCGCCAGTCTTCCGTAGTTATCAGTCCTTCTACAACCCATCGTCCTATCAAGGTTGACCGCCTGATTTTCTCTCCTCGAGGGAAGATAGCTAGGTACAATAAGCAAGACTTGTATTCTTTAGGAAGGTGGTTGTAGGAGAACTTGAACATCTTTTTAGCAATGCTGCCCAATGATTTTTGGGGAACCACCTGCAGGGTGCTGTGCAGCTTGCGCAGCTCTTGTTTGCTCATCTTGGGGTTGGCGTACAAAGCATGAGCGAAGATCTTCATGCAGAATTCATGAGGCTCACACTTGTTCAAGATGGCACGATAAATCTGGGAATTTGGATTGTTGTCTTCATGCATCTGGTTGCCCGTAAGCTGGAGTACAATATCATGGTAGAGGCCGACAAGAGAACAGTCCAAAGGCTCCTGCAGTGGATAGCAATATTCTTTGGCCTGTTGAGTGTTCTTTGAGGCGGTCACGATCACTGCACCAGCGACGCAGCCCAACAGGCTCAAAGCATTTCTGGTCTCCTCGCATTCCAATACATAGTTCTGATTGGTTTTGATGATGATTAATGTCCTTTCATGCTTCAAATGATCTTTATTAATCTTGTCCACGATCCCTTTGATCACGAGCTGCTCTTTAATCTCCCTCCGGATTTCTTCGATCTTCTTTTTGGTTTCTTCAATAGTAGCATTTCTTTGATCCTCATCCAATGTTGTCGTTGTGGTCTTGTTTGTGGCTTGCTTGGTGTCTTGCTCCTGGGTCTGCCGGgccttgctgttgctggtcGTCGGCAACACCTCCCGCAGGATCTCTAGCTTAACCTTGTCAATAATTTCTTTGATTTGATCATCGCCCAATCTAGTTGTGCTAGTGGTGGCGGTGATCTTTGTGGCTTGCTTGGTGTCTTGCTCCTGGGCCTGCAagggcttgctgttgctggtcgTCGGGAACGCCTCCCGCAGGATGTGTTCATATTGGGCATAATGGAGAGGAATCAGGGCCGCTTGCTGCTTTTCGcatgcttcttgttcttcttctacTACTATTTCCATATGCTCTTTAAGCTTCTCTGCTGTTTTCTGGATGATATCGTTGCACAATGCTAATGTATGGTCTTgttcagccgccgccgccgccgcagctgaCTTGAGCAGCAGGAGGAGTGCGCCTAAGGCTTGCTTGTCCAGCTGGACATCCTTCATTTGATCCACGCTCAGCTTCAGCAGGTCGACCTCCACTTCTGGAATCGCGCTCTTGATCTTTTCAATCTTGTCGTCAACTTTCATTTCTCTGATATTTCCCTGGATTGCATCAATCAGAGCAGTTTTGTTCCGGAGAATTACCTTTCTTCTTTTGCGCTCAGCTCGCCAATCATTGCCTTGCAGCTCCTCTTCCTCGCCTTGACCCGATTTGGCACGCTCGAGCTCCCTTAGGATGTAGTAGAGAATGTCCTGGGGTTGTGGCGATCGATAAGAAAAGTGCACCGCCGGGATGTCGACCAAGACACTGCGTTGGAAATGGGTCTTCGCCACAGCCAAAGCTTCATTCGCAAGAGCGCCGGCATCCTTTGCATTCGGTGCCACAATGGCGATGGAGGGTATTGATCCCGTCGCTGCTCCGGTGTTGCCTCTCTCAACTTTCTTCATCCACTCGACTAGCTTCCTCTCAAGGTAGTCGTCCAAAGTGGGAAGCTCAAAAAAGGCTCTGCTTGGACGATCAGAATGATGGGTTACCGTTGTCACCTCTTGATTGTCACCGTCTTCTTCATCGTCTTCTGCAGGTGAAGGTGCGGCCGACGACAATGGCGCCGTCGACGACTGCCCCgccacctccttctccttcgCCGGGACCTCCACGCCGTATCTCAACCGCCGCTCGCCGACGTCGCGCGCCCGCTCCTTGAGCTCGCGCAGCTGTTCAGCTGCGCGGTGCTGCGCGACCATCTTCCGCAGGAACCATGGGGCCCACAGGAGGTAGCGCCAGAGGCCGCCCTTGGCGAGGTGGATGTCGGGATTGCCGCGGTACAGGTAGAGGTCGATGCAGTTGTTGCAGTCCTGGGCGAGGAGCCGGACCTGGTTCATCCACGTGCGGACCTGCTCGTCGTGCTCGCCGCGGGGGGGCGCCGTCCGGGCCAGGTGCAGCAGGAAGCTGTTCAtgctctccatctcctccttgatgaacTGCACGTCGCCCCGGACGCCGCGTAGCAGCCGCGTCTCGTTCCGGATGACTCCCAGCAGGGAGGTCACGGCGCCCGACGCGAGCTCAGCCATCGctcgctccctctccctccgccGGACGGCCGGACAGCCGGACGGGAGCTGGTGTATCTTGTTCAGTTAGTTTAGCGGTGGCAGGCTAGGGTGGCCATGGCCATGCATTCGATCAACAGACATGCATGTGTCGTGTGTGCGTGGGTAGGCGGCGGaaggacttcccttcttcagATGCATGCTACGTACGCAAGTGAAACCGCCAAGGCAAGTatcagatcagatcagatcagcTGCAGGTCCTTGTTTCTTTCTTGACAACTTTAATTTTATGCAGGGCCTTCATGATGAGGTAACATAGAGCGTAGGGTCACTTCGCTAAAGAATTAAAGTAGTTAACCAGACTGATGCTAGATTACAAACATACGAAATCTCACACTCCGTCTTTATCGATCCGACAAAAGGTAAATCAGGTTAGGGATGCCTTTGATCCCTAGCTTCATTTGATCACCCGATTCCATATCCTCTTTACGGTTTTGCCATGGGAACTTGTATTCCACGCACAAGTCGCGGCGATTCTTCCTGCTCGATCGTGTCCCGTTCCATTTTGCCCCGGCCCCTTGTCGTAACCCGTTGATAGCTCAATTACTTGAGTAGGATCGATTACGCGCAAGACAGACAATTAGGCAATTAGAGAGGTGAATGATTGTGAAAACTAAATTTAATTTTCAACGCCCTAACAAAAACTCAATTTATTCTCATAATTAGTTCTAGGGGACTACTATCatatcataaaaataatatatagaaAGTTCCAACGGTCCGATTACTCTCAAATTTTAACTGTAGAAACTAGACAACGATATGAAactattctaataaaaataaagtaaatCGGGTTTCTGGATCAAGAATTACAATTTTTGCAAACAAACTGTGACAGATGAtgatgaaaatagattaaactCTAATTTCATGATTATGcaagaattttaaaaaaatcatccaaTCAAACTTTTTAAAACTTTACCTTATGCTCTAGGATAATTTCAGTGGATCAAACTATACAACTGCATTTTGACACAGTATGCACCTCGTACGTACAAATGTCTTCACATGCATAATTTGGACATACATACTCGttagtattttttttgaaaattttagtttaaattatacataatttttagtgaatccaattaaaatgggttgcacatgaattttgaaacatgtacaatttttttataatttttaaataacAGAAGATCACTGTTTTAACAtggaagattaaaaaaaataaagctaATGAGTACTGTTCACACAGGGCTAATAAGTACTATTCGCATAAGGGGCTAACCGTCAAAGGGCTGTAAGGCCCATCAGAGAGCGGTAGGGGTTAACACTACCATGGTGGGCAACTGCTTACCGGAACTAATTGTCTCATGAGAGAGCGATAAATGGTTATTTTTGTAAATCTTTTCATtcgaaatatatttatttaaatatattaaaaaacctTCTCTTTCTCCCCACCGAGCCAGGCCGCCCGTCTCTCCACCTGGGCCGGCCCGCCATTCCGTTGCCCCCTTCCTTTTCCTCTGTTGGCCAGAGCTGGCCCAGGCCGCGCCTTATTTCCTTCCTCCAGCCGCCAGAGGGGCACAGGGGGTTCGGAGCCGGGCGGCTCGCATCTACCCGAGCACCCACCTGCAGCCGCTCCACCGGACCCAGCCGCCCCCCATCTCCTGCCTCTATCAAAAATCTGAGCCGCCTTCCCCCCTCTATCTCCATCTCCAATTTGGTTTGAATCGATGCCCGATTGGATCGGGACTCTACTGGATTTGGCGGATTCGGGGTGGATTCGAGCTTTATCCTTTCGATTGGTTCGATGGCTGCCTATATATATGGAAGGGGTTCGGCCGGCCTGGGGGGATCGATTGAAGGAGGAGGCGAAGCCCTGTCGCGCTAAAGACTCGCCGAAGAGACCCTGTTGTGCAGAGGTGCTGTCGCCGGCCGTAGCATCGCCGCCGGCTCGATCTGCTGCACTTCGATCTGACGCCGAGCTCCTCTGTGAACACTCTCGTCATGGCCGGCCTGAGCTCCTCCGTCGCCATCGTCTCACAAGGTGGTCCTCCCCTTCCTTCTCCGGCTCGGGTACATGCATGATGGCGATTGTCGCGCGCGTCGCCGCCGGCCCGGCCCCGATCCCTGACTACCGAGAGCAGTCCAATTGGGGACTGGTAGCCTAAAGCGATCTGTTGCCGCCGCTTTATGCTCTTGCTTGCTGTCTGTGCGTGCCATCGTGCCGCCTGCGCTCGGCGTTGTGCCTCAGTCTGGCCCGGCCACCGTGGTTTTTGCCTTGTCGCTGTTCTGTGCGTGCCATCGTGCCGCCTGCTCGCCGTCATGCTCACGGCCGCCCGTCCCTCTCTCACCGTGCTGTGCGTGAATCCCTCTGGTTCCCCTCCGAGTTGATGTTTGCCGCTGGCCATCACGTGCGTGCGCCTGGGCCACTCTCGCCCGCCATCAGCCACTCTCGCCAATGCCTCGCCTGGTCTTCACTGCGCCAGCCGCTCCATCCTGGGCCGTGCCCTTCCGCTGGGCCACGCGCCACCACTCCAATGGGCCGTGGTGCGCGCCAGGCCGCTCGCGTCCTATcactggagttttttttttatatatattttttcgattaaaaatttaaataaaatagattcttcaaaaaaaaattacaaaactagacgtctgcagcctctgagagggctgctgggagggcgggtggcctaactACCCCTTAGAGGGTTGCAAGGGGGTGCCCGCTCGAGCCGaggccttaccgccccctgagagggtgggTACGgctccttgccgccctctcagggggcggtaaggtgGCTGCCCGTGCCTGCCCGCCTCCATCTCTTTGCTCCCTCCTCtataaaaatccaaaaatgaGGTAAAATtcacattttaatccgaaaaaagaaaaaactctgaagagggaggagaggagaggagaggagagaagaggaagagagcgcgGTAAAGCTCTGCTGTATTTAATCCGCGGATTTAAAGATCACTTTCTAGTAAGTTCTTCtatacttttattgttgttaattagtacagtagtagtatatgacataggttttagatatGTATGAcgtagggtttagaaaatgctgtgtttagtagaaaattgtcaaTTTTACTTACGACATAGTAGGATAGCAGTGAAATacagaatattatttgtagtatgttagttttgaatatgtagattgtatagagtaataattaTAGGGTAGTATTGTGTGACATAGGAGCTAGCACTGTATGATAATAGTATGATCTAGGATG includes:
- the LOC133928385 gene encoding uncharacterized protein LOC133928385 — encoded protein: MAELASGAVTSLLGVIRNETRLLRGVRGDVQFIKEEMESMNSFLLHLARTAPPRGEHDEQVRTWMNQVRLLAQDCNNCIDLYLYRGNPDIHLAKGGLWRYLLWAPWFLRKMVAQHRAAEQLRELKERARDVGERRLRYGVEVPAKEKEVAGQSSTAPLSSAAPSPAEDDEEDGDNQEVTTVTHHSDRPSRAFFELPTLDDYLERKLVEWMKKVERGNTGAATGSIPSIAIVAPNAKDAGALANEALAVAKTHFQRSVLVDIPAVHFSYRSPQPQDILYYILRELERAKSGQGEEEELQGNDWRAERKRRKVILRNKTALIDAIQGNIREMKVDDKIEKIKSAIPEVEVDLLKLSVDQMKDVQLDKQALGALLLLLKSAAAAAAAEQDHTLALCNDIIQKTAEKLKEHMEIVVEEEQEACEKQQAALIPLHYAQYEHILREAFPTTSNSKPLQAQEQDTKQATKITATTSTTRLGDDQIKEIIDKVKLEILREVLPTTSNSKARQTQEQDTKQATNKTTTTTLDEDQRNATIEETKKKIEEIRREIKEQLVIKGIVDKINKDHLKHERTLIIIKTNQNYVLECEETRNALSLLGCVAGAVIVTASKNTQQAKEYCYPLQEPLDCSLVGLYHDIVLQLTGNQMHEDNNPNSQIYRAILNKCEPHEFCMKIFAHALYANPKMSKQELRKLHSTLQVVPQKSLGSIAKKMFKFSYNHLPKEYKSCLLYLAIFPRGEKIRRSTLIGRWVVEGLITTEDWRWSSSVRQADRCFDALIDRWLVYPADIGATGKVKSCIVDDLVHEFITKVAKKQRTVETRLSHHLVRHFSIFNDIHLRASDTIDKFFKRILHESSQVSQLKVLDLEGCRCFKKNRHYLKDICSKILLLKYLSLRRTDVTHLPNEINNLRELEVLDIRQTKVPEFATRSVMLLKLKRLLAGRINPAIGDEEFSSVRIPEKIEKMVNMEVLSNVKTWNSRDLKDIRKLWQLRKLGVVIDDKNSHFWNLFRTISDLHECLQSLSITLPTTRLEGNPSIGEFPDYMCSRLKCSPKLLESLSISGTTERGALLPLLVKDDGGNQLNKVTLTRTRLNHKDLLVLAKLPKLCCVRLQHIECTERNLTFKKGEFQKLKYFLVEGSNLTEITFEIEAAPELEKIVLSLTGDLKSLSGVESLPKLEELELKNNSRLLSFFDTAKQITKVTLQDTFLRQGDIQILAKKPNMRCLVLLDKSYVESKLTFNESEFPKLNLLIVYCSAITNINFTGGSAPMLKKISWSFTNMESLSGICKLPRLKELELTGDHVPNEVEEEIKKHKDKYDFKLKKPENQEQETGNAPEEDDDARFPLLFWKKNKV